In the Gorilla gorilla gorilla isolate KB3781 chromosome 1, NHGRI_mGorGor1-v2.1_pri, whole genome shotgun sequence genome, CTGGGACGGGACTACGGATTTACCTTTGTTTCTTCTCTCGTCTTTGAAGCCCAGCGTGGTGAAGCCTGGGAGTAGCTTACTGGAGAGCGAGCTCAAGTCCACCGGGTGGGTCTCCTCCTCTGCAACACGGACATGGCGGGCCGTGAGTGGCAGGTGTGACCCCAACGCGGTGCCCCAGTGCAGTGCCATGAGCCCTTTCTCCACATCACAGTGGATGTGATTGGTGCGGGTGGGGGGATTTTATAATGATCACCTGAAAACAAATTTGCGAAAGCCAACTACCATTCTCAAAACTAActgcatttcaatttcatttctttatcaCCCCAAAgtcaacacaataaaaaataccaCATCTTTGGCCACCACACCAGCAATACTTTGAGAACATTTTCAAATGGATCACTCAACAACTCCAAGAAGAAATCTTGTCCTGCGTGCTCTAACAGCGAAACGGTGGCATGTGCAACCCGGAGCGCGTGCATCTGACAGCATGTCTGCCATGCTCAAGTCACCACCCACACACCACTCATGGGATCAGAGCAGGAGTTCCTCAGTTCCCAACCGGTGCCTCGGTCTCAACACTCTCATAAGCTAAATATGGATCAACGGTCTATCCTCTTTAGGAAAATAAGCTGAAGATTATATAGATCAGCCCGTTTCTATCCTTCACACACTGGAGAAAACCACGCTGGCATGGTGGAGCTGGGTGAAAGACCACCAGCAGGCATGCGGGTGAGAGCGAGGGAAGCGGGAATCGAGAGGCAACCCGTGCCGGGCTGCGCGTTCCTCATGTGAGCCCGCGAGTGCGTTTCAAACCCAAGTGATCACACTTTCGTTCAAAGGACAAGCCTCTTAATTACTTCCAGGCCAACAAAGCACCCCTGACGGGCTGGACAGGCCTAGTGCGCGCCATCCTTCAACACTGTCCTGACGTCATCATCTAACAGCTCTTCTAAGACTGCTTTTCAGATTCAAGGAGCAGGGTGGGCCAGCACTCCGGTCTTTGCTGAAGACTGAGCTCAGGATGTGAACCCTTCCTGATGCTAGTGAGGTTTGGCCTTAAAGGCCTCTCGGCAGCTTTTCAGGAACGTGGCTCGAGTCCCGCTGCTCCCAAGGAGCCCTGACCGAGGTCTGACCAGCAGCCCCGCCCCGCGAGATGGCCGTCCACGCCTCCACTCGGCTCACGTGTCACGTTGGGGTGCGAGCAAGGTCGGGAAGCCGGGCAGCTTCTCATGCTGCCCCATGGCCATGGCTCAGCTTTTCATTACAGATTATCAACGGAGGCCCAAAAAACAGTGTACAGAGAGCATAAAGCCAGCCCTGAGCGGGCACCCGCCATCAGCGTCCGGCTCGGCCGTGTTGACCACGCTGTAGAGCAGGCTCCCGTCCCCATTCCTCTTCAGATAGCCCATCTAGAAGGAAGCACTGCCTGAGCGTCTGTCCCTCAGGAGGGGCAGCGCAGCACAAATGAAATGAAGGTCAACAAGCAGGGCTTAATGGGGATGAAAGCACATTTGTCCAAGAACAAACGCCAGAGGGCCCCTCACGGCATTTCCTGGAATTTCAGACTCACCGGCAACAGCAAAGCACGCACAGGTGCCAAGGAGAACCTCTTCGGCTCCCCGTGGCCCTGCTATAGGGGGTACAGCTGAAACAAAAACCTTTGCCCacaagtaaacatttaaaattgctCATGAGCCTTGACAAAATGGAATGGTCAGCAGGTCAGCATGGCACTGCCTTGACAGCAGGCGGCTCCAGCTCTCAAGCATGTGTGGACCggttttcatttaaaaacccACCACCCACACCCCAGTTCTGTGTACAAGCCATCAGGAGGATCCAGGAAGAGGAGGCACTGGTGTGTGCAGACTTGGGGTTCAAGGGGGAAGAGGGCTGTCATGCAGGGGTTGGCTGGGCTCCAGTGCAAGGGTGATGTCCATGCGCTGGACATCATGCCATGTCAGGGCAGCCACCTGGCCTGAGAAGAGCCGGACGTTTGTGTGGGGGCAGCTCCCCACCGCCGATCCATGCAAAGTCTCAGAGCCCACaggagggccagggccctgggggaGAGGTGGAAGATCAGCTGCCATGGGACACGGAGTTGATACACAGATTAGGAGCAGGGCCCTGGGGGAGAGGCGGAAGGTCAGCTGCCATGGGACACGGAGTTGATACGTAGATTAGGAGTCAAGTCCTCACGGTGCAGACACAAAACTGAAAGGGAAGAAGCGGGAACCCACGGGGCACAAGGGAACTGGAAGTTTCCATGTAAAAACAGTTTTCAACCCATGTAAACACAGGTGCCAACAGAATCCTTCTGCACAGTGTCCATGTATGTGGTGCAGACACACACCACAGGCATCTCCCAGCTCTATCTGCAGAGGGCTTCACCCAGAACCCAGGTCCTGGCTTCTAAACAAGGCTCTCTAGTCAAGAAACCAGGGCTTCTTGGAGAATGTGGCAATTCCAGGGCTGAAGCACAGACTGCAGAACAAGGCTGTCCAAAAGAACTACAGTGCAAGCCACGCAGACCACAACCTCCAGCACACAAGCCACATAAACAACTTCCCAACACATGAGCCACGCAGACCACAACTTCCCAACACGTGAGCCAAGCAGACAACTGCCCAACACATGAGCCACGCAGACCACAACCTCCCAACACGTGAGCCACACAGACCACAACCCCCCAACATGCAAGCCACAAAAACCACAACCTCCCAACAGATAAGCCACACAGACCACAGCAACTTTCCAACACACAAGCCATGCAAACCACAAACTCCCAACAGGCGAGCCAAGCAACCGCCCCACACGTGAGCCACACAGACCACAACCTCCCAACACATGAGCCACACAAACCCACAACCTCCCAACAAATAAGCCACACAGACCACAGCAACTTCCCAACACGCAAGCCACGCAAACTGCAACCTCCCAACACACGAGCCACGCAAATCACAGCAACTTCCCAACACATAAGCCACAGAGACCACAGCAACATCCCAACACACAAGCCACGCAGACTGCAACCTCCCAACACACAACCCACACAAACCACAACCTCCCAACACATAAGCCACGCAGACCACAGCAACTTCCCAACATGCAAGCCACGTGAACCACAACCTCCCAATACACAAGCCACGCAGACCACAACCTCCCAACACACGGGCCACACAGACTGCAACCTCCCAACATGCAAGCCACACAGACCACTGCAACTTCCCAACACGTGAGCCACGCAGCCAACGACCTCCCAACACGTGAGCCATGCAGACTGCAACCTCCCAACACACAAGCCACACAGACCACTGCAACTTCCCAACACGTAAGCCACACAGACCACGACCTCCCAACACGTGAGCCACGCAGACTGCAACCTCCCAACATGCAAGCCACACAGACCACTGCAACTTCCCAACACGTGAGCCACGCAGACCGCAACCTCCCAACACACAAGCCACAAAGACCACTGCAACTTCCCAACACGTGAGCCACGCAGACCACGACCTCCCAACACGTGAGCCACGCAGACCGCAACCTTGCAACACACAAGCCACACAGACCACTGCAACTTCCCAGCAGGCACAGGCAAACAGAAGCAGACACCTCTGAAATGCCCCCACTTCAGCAT is a window encoding:
- the LOC134756954 gene encoding uncharacterized protein isoform X1, giving the protein MHMGWDVKNAEVGAFQRCLLLFACACWEVAVVCVACVLQGCGLRGSRVGRSWSAWLTCWEVAVVFVACVLGGCGLRGSRVGKLQWSVWLACWEVAVCVAHVLGGRGLCGLRVGKLQWSVWLVCWEVAVCMAHVLGGRWLRGSRVGKLQWSVWLACWEVAVCVARVLGGCGLRGLCIGRLWFTWLACWEVAVVCVAYVLGGCGLCGLCVGRLQSAWLVCWDVAVVSVAYVLGSCCDLRGSCVGRLQFAWLACWEVAVVCVAYLLGGCGFVWLMCWEVVVCVAHVWGGCLARLLGVCGLHGLCVGKLLWSVWLICWEVVVFVACMLGGCGLCGSRVGRLWSAWLMCWAVVCLAHVLGSCGLRGSCVGKLFMWLVCWRLWSAWLAL